Proteins from a genomic interval of Rosa chinensis cultivar Old Blush chromosome 2, RchiOBHm-V2, whole genome shotgun sequence:
- the LOC112184345 gene encoding ATP-dependent DNA helicase DDX11 isoform X2, whose amino-acid sequence MEEENQNGEAPPKFPAFPYKPYAIQIDFMNALYHSLNQGGLSMLESPTGTGKTLSIICSALQWVVDKREQEKLKKEVETDNSSAKGGEFGSDDEPDWMRNAVINNDIQGEEKKSRKKDKFGSGFRKADKRKNHANCTDLFSRRVEEESCTKKEGKSLQVSSDAVDLNDEEEFLLEEHESDEEGLPCAGKSKRKVAGVSLSSSSDEEDGADGSSDDEDEEEEKLKVYFCSRTHSQLSQFIKELRKTVFANEMKVVCLGSRKNFCINQEVLKLGNSTRINERCLELQKNKNKEVSKIKSLGAGGRIRRNKASCGCPMLRKHKQQKEFKNMMSQLGALDIEDLVHQGRNTRCCPYYGSRSMVPAADLVVLPYQSLLSKASRESLGLNLKNNIIIIDEAHNLADSLISMYDSKITLSQLEDVQCNIEKYFARFSNLLGPGNRRYIQTLTVLTRAFLRVLLNEDTGYEGSCHDTENSSGENGVPTSSMAINDFLFSLNIDNINLVKLLEYIKESKIMHKISGYGDKLASFEKKLSLDDSEERSTLSSFQALADFLLSLTNKDGDGRIIISRTKPTCSGQQGGYIKYVMLTGEKIFSEIVEQAHAVLLAGGTLQPIEETRERLFPWLPPNQLHFFSCSHIVPPESILPVAVARGPSGQPFDFSYSSRRSSIMIQELGRLVCNLVTVVPEGIVVFFSSFDYEGEVYNAWEASGILDRIKKKKRLFREPRKNTYVESVLKEYKETIDTLSSGERKENPSQSGAILLAVVGGKISEGINLSDGMGRCIVMVGLPYASPSDVELMERVKHIERLGNSNSIKMTNSLRGNELYSGEAHEGFDILRSCRHRGKEYYENLCMKAVNQSIADSSTRNFRHPTSKLPQWIKDRFVASGDYGQLHRMLHQFFSYNKKR is encoded by the exons atggaagaagaaaaccaaaatgGGGAGGCGCCCCCAAAATTCCCAGCATTTCCTTACAAACCCTACGCCATCCAGATCGACTTCATGAACGCCCTTTATCACTCTCTCAACCAAGGCGGCCTCTCCATGCTCGAAAGCCCCACCG GGACTGGTAAAACTCTAAGTATCATTTGTAGTGCTCTGCAATGGGTGGTCGATAAGAGGGAgcaagagaaattgaaaaaagaggTTGAAACTGACAATAGTAGTGCTAAAGGTGGTGAATTTGGCTCGGATGATGAACCTGATTGGATGAGGAATGCTGTTATTAACAATGACATTCAGGGTGAGGAGAAGAAGTCTAGGAAGAAGGATAAATTTGGGAGTGGATTTCGCAAGGCCGATAAGAGAAAGAACCATGCAAACTGTACTGATTTGTTCTCTCGGCGTGTTGAGGAAGAGTCTTGCACAAAGAAGGAGGGAAAGAGTTTGCAAGTGAGCAGTGATGCTGTGGATTTGAATGATGAGGAGGAGTTTTTGCTGGAAGAACATGAGAGTGATGAGGAAGGTCTTCCGTGTGCTGGGAAGTCGAAGAGGAAGGTTGCTggggtttctcttagttcgtcaAGTGACGAGGAAGATGGAGCAGATGGGTCTAGcgatgatgaagatgaggaggaagagaagttgaaggtttatttttgtagtcGGACACATTCACAGCTTTCACAGTTCATAAAGGAGTTGAGAAAGACAGTCTTTGCTAATGAGATGAAGGTGGTTTGTTTGGGCTCAAGGAAGAATTTCTGCATTAACCAAG AGGTATTGAAACTTGGAAATTCAACTCGCATCAATGAACGCTGTTTGGAACTTCAGAAAAACAAGAATAAGGAAGTTTCTAAAATCAAG AGCTTAGGTGCAGGAGGAAGGATTCGCAGGAACAAGGCTTCTTGTGGATGCCCAATGCTTAGGAAACATAAACAACAGAAAGAATTCAAGAACATGATGTCTCAACTCGGTGCCTTGGATATTGAAGATCTTGTTCATCAGGGAAGGAACACGAGGTGTTGTCCATATTATGGCTCCCGAAGCATGGTTCCTGCTGCTGATCTGGTGGTTCTACCATATCAATCTCTTCTTTCAAAAGCATCCCGCGAATCACTTGGTCTGAATCTAAAGAACAATATTATTATCATAGATGAGGCCCACAATCTAGCTGACTCCTTAATCAGCATGTATGACTCAAAAATTACTTTGTCACAG CTGGAAGATGTGCAGTGCAATATTGAAAAGTACTTTGCAAGGTTTAGCAATCTCTTGGGACCTGGAAACCGCAGATACATCCAAACACTCACAGTGCTCACTCGGGCTTTTCTTCGAGTTTTGCTCAATGAGGACACCGGTTATGAAGGTTCTTGCCATGATACTGAAAACTCTTCTGGAGAAAATGGTGTGCCTACTTCCTCTATGGCCAtcaatgattttttattttcactCAATATAGACAACATCAACTTGGTTAAATTGCTTGAGTATATAAAGGAAAGCAAAATCATGCACAAG ATCAGTGGATATGGGGATAAACTAGCcagctttgaaaaaaaattgtcacTTGATGATAGTGAAGAAAGAAGCACTCTGTCTAGTTTCCAGGCATTAGCTGATTTTTTGCTGTCACTGACAAACAAAGATGGTGATGGGAGGATTATCATTTCACGGACTAAACCAACATGCTCTGGGCAGCAAGGGGGATACATCAAATATGTTATGCTCACAGGGGAGAAGATATTTTCTGAG ATTGTGGAACAGGCACATGCTGTTCTACTGGCTGGAGGAACTCTGCAACCCATAGAAGAAACGAGGGAGCGGCTTTTTCCTTGGTTACCACCGAACCAGTTGCATTTCTTTTCATGTAGCCACATTGTTCCTCCAGAGAGCATTTTACCAGTTGCAGTTGCTCGTGGCCCTTCTGGTCAGCCTTTCGATTTTAGTTACAGCTCTAGAAGGTCATCAATCATG ATACAGGAGCTAGGGCGTTTGGTTTGCAATTTGGTGACAGTGGTTCCTGAAGGAATCGTtgtcttcttctcttcatttgATTATGAAGGAGAGGTGTACAATGCATGGGAGGCTTCAGGCATCCTCGATagaattaagaagaagaagcgtCTATTTAGAGAGCCTAGGAAGAATACATATGTAGAATCTGTTCTGAAGGAGTACAAGGAAACAATTGATACCTTGTCTTCaggagaaaggaaagaaaatcctTCTCAGAGTGGTGCCATACTTCTTGCTGTTGTTGGTGGTAAGATATCGGAGGGCATCAACTTGAGTGATGGGATGGGTCGGTGTATAGTCATGGTTGGACTGCCCTATGCGAGCCCTTCTGATGTTGAGCTGATGGAGAGGGTGAAGCACATTGAAAGATTGGGAAATTCAAATTCGATTAAGATGACCAATTCTTTACGTGGTAATGAACTTTACAGTGGAGAAGCACATGAAGGATTTGATATCCTCCGAAGTTGCAGACACAGAGGAAAAGAATATTATGAGAATCTTTGCATGAAAGCTGTAAACCAGTCCATCG CTGACTCCTCAACACGGAATTTCAGGCATCCAACTAGCAAGCTCCCACAGTGGATAAAGGATCGTTTTGTTGCTTCAGGAGATTACGGCCAACTTCATAGGATGTTGCATCAGTTTTTCAGTTATAACAAAAAGAGATGA
- the LOC112184345 gene encoding ATP-dependent DNA helicase DDX11 isoform X3 — translation MEEENQNGEAPPKFPAFPYKPYAIQIDFMNALYHSLNQGGLSMLESPTGTGKTLSIICSALQWVVDKREQEKLKKEVETDNSSAKGGEFGSDDEPDWMRNAVINNDIQGEEKKSRKKDKFGSGFRKADKRKNHANCTDLFSRRVEEESCTKKEGKSLQVSSDAVDLNDEEEFLLEEHESDEEGLPCAGKSKRKVAGVSLSSSSDEEDGADGSSDDEDEEEEKLKVYFCSRTHSQLSQFIKELRKTVFANEMKVVCLGSRKNFCINQEVLKLGNSTRINERCLELQKNKNKEVSKIKSLGAGGRIRRNKASCGCPMLRKHKQQKEFKNMMSQLGALDIEDLVHQGRNTRCCPYYGSRSMVPAADLVVLPYQSLLSKASRESLGLNLKNNIIIIDEAHNLADSLISMYDSKITLSQLEDVQCNIEKYFARFSNLLGPGNRRYIQTLTVLTRAFLRVLLNEDTGYEGSCHDTENSSGENGVPTSSMAINDFLFSLNIDNINLVKLLEYIKESKIMHKISGYGDKLASFEKKLSLDDSEERSTLSSFQALADFLLSLTNKDGDGRIIISRTKPTCSGQQGGYIKYVMLTGEKIFSEIVEQAHAVLLAGGTLQPIEETRERLFPWLPPNQLHFFSCSHIVPPESILPVAVARGPSGQPFDFSYSSRRSSIMIQELGRLVCNLVTVVPEGIVVFFSSFDYEGEVYNAWEASGILDRIKKKKRLFREPRKNTYVESVLKEYKETIDTLSSGERKENPSQSGAILLAVVGGKISEGINLSDGMGRCIVMVGLPYASPSDVELMERVKHIERLGNSNSIKMTNSLRGNELYSGEAHEGFDILRSCRHRGKEYYENLCMKAVNQSIGIQLASSHSG, via the exons atggaagaagaaaaccaaaatgGGGAGGCGCCCCCAAAATTCCCAGCATTTCCTTACAAACCCTACGCCATCCAGATCGACTTCATGAACGCCCTTTATCACTCTCTCAACCAAGGCGGCCTCTCCATGCTCGAAAGCCCCACCG GGACTGGTAAAACTCTAAGTATCATTTGTAGTGCTCTGCAATGGGTGGTCGATAAGAGGGAgcaagagaaattgaaaaaagaggTTGAAACTGACAATAGTAGTGCTAAAGGTGGTGAATTTGGCTCGGATGATGAACCTGATTGGATGAGGAATGCTGTTATTAACAATGACATTCAGGGTGAGGAGAAGAAGTCTAGGAAGAAGGATAAATTTGGGAGTGGATTTCGCAAGGCCGATAAGAGAAAGAACCATGCAAACTGTACTGATTTGTTCTCTCGGCGTGTTGAGGAAGAGTCTTGCACAAAGAAGGAGGGAAAGAGTTTGCAAGTGAGCAGTGATGCTGTGGATTTGAATGATGAGGAGGAGTTTTTGCTGGAAGAACATGAGAGTGATGAGGAAGGTCTTCCGTGTGCTGGGAAGTCGAAGAGGAAGGTTGCTggggtttctcttagttcgtcaAGTGACGAGGAAGATGGAGCAGATGGGTCTAGcgatgatgaagatgaggaggaagagaagttgaaggtttatttttgtagtcGGACACATTCACAGCTTTCACAGTTCATAAAGGAGTTGAGAAAGACAGTCTTTGCTAATGAGATGAAGGTGGTTTGTTTGGGCTCAAGGAAGAATTTCTGCATTAACCAAG AGGTATTGAAACTTGGAAATTCAACTCGCATCAATGAACGCTGTTTGGAACTTCAGAAAAACAAGAATAAGGAAGTTTCTAAAATCAAG AGCTTAGGTGCAGGAGGAAGGATTCGCAGGAACAAGGCTTCTTGTGGATGCCCAATGCTTAGGAAACATAAACAACAGAAAGAATTCAAGAACATGATGTCTCAACTCGGTGCCTTGGATATTGAAGATCTTGTTCATCAGGGAAGGAACACGAGGTGTTGTCCATATTATGGCTCCCGAAGCATGGTTCCTGCTGCTGATCTGGTGGTTCTACCATATCAATCTCTTCTTTCAAAAGCATCCCGCGAATCACTTGGTCTGAATCTAAAGAACAATATTATTATCATAGATGAGGCCCACAATCTAGCTGACTCCTTAATCAGCATGTATGACTCAAAAATTACTTTGTCACAG CTGGAAGATGTGCAGTGCAATATTGAAAAGTACTTTGCAAGGTTTAGCAATCTCTTGGGACCTGGAAACCGCAGATACATCCAAACACTCACAGTGCTCACTCGGGCTTTTCTTCGAGTTTTGCTCAATGAGGACACCGGTTATGAAGGTTCTTGCCATGATACTGAAAACTCTTCTGGAGAAAATGGTGTGCCTACTTCCTCTATGGCCAtcaatgattttttattttcactCAATATAGACAACATCAACTTGGTTAAATTGCTTGAGTATATAAAGGAAAGCAAAATCATGCACAAG ATCAGTGGATATGGGGATAAACTAGCcagctttgaaaaaaaattgtcacTTGATGATAGTGAAGAAAGAAGCACTCTGTCTAGTTTCCAGGCATTAGCTGATTTTTTGCTGTCACTGACAAACAAAGATGGTGATGGGAGGATTATCATTTCACGGACTAAACCAACATGCTCTGGGCAGCAAGGGGGATACATCAAATATGTTATGCTCACAGGGGAGAAGATATTTTCTGAG ATTGTGGAACAGGCACATGCTGTTCTACTGGCTGGAGGAACTCTGCAACCCATAGAAGAAACGAGGGAGCGGCTTTTTCCTTGGTTACCACCGAACCAGTTGCATTTCTTTTCATGTAGCCACATTGTTCCTCCAGAGAGCATTTTACCAGTTGCAGTTGCTCGTGGCCCTTCTGGTCAGCCTTTCGATTTTAGTTACAGCTCTAGAAGGTCATCAATCATG ATACAGGAGCTAGGGCGTTTGGTTTGCAATTTGGTGACAGTGGTTCCTGAAGGAATCGTtgtcttcttctcttcatttgATTATGAAGGAGAGGTGTACAATGCATGGGAGGCTTCAGGCATCCTCGATagaattaagaagaagaagcgtCTATTTAGAGAGCCTAGGAAGAATACATATGTAGAATCTGTTCTGAAGGAGTACAAGGAAACAATTGATACCTTGTCTTCaggagaaaggaaagaaaatcctTCTCAGAGTGGTGCCATACTTCTTGCTGTTGTTGGTGGTAAGATATCGGAGGGCATCAACTTGAGTGATGGGATGGGTCGGTGTATAGTCATGGTTGGACTGCCCTATGCGAGCCCTTCTGATGTTGAGCTGATGGAGAGGGTGAAGCACATTGAAAGATTGGGAAATTCAAATTCGATTAAGATGACCAATTCTTTACGTGGTAATGAACTTTACAGTGGAGAAGCACATGAAGGATTTGATATCCTCCGAAGTTGCAGACACAGAGGAAAAGAATATTATGAGAATCTTTGCATGAAAGCTGTAAACCAGTCCATCG GCATCCAACTAGCAAGCTCCCACAGTGGATAA
- the LOC112188629 gene encoding 60S ribosomal protein L37-3: protein MGKGTGSFGKRRNKTHTLCVRCGRRSFHLQKSRCSACAYPAARTRKFNWSVKAIRRKTTGTGRMRYLRNVPRRFKSGFREGTEAAPRKKGAAASA, encoded by the exons ATG GGTAAGGGAACTGGAAGTTTCGGTAAGAGGAGGAACAAGACCCACACCCTCTGCGTGAGGTGTGGCCGTCGCAGCTTCCATCTCCAGAAGAGTCGCTGCTCCGCTTGTGCCTACCCAGCTGCCCGCACCAGGAAAT TCAACTGGAGTGTGAAGGCTATCAGGAGGAAGACCACCGGGACCGGAAGGATGAGGTATCTGCGCAATGTCCCACGCAGGTTCAAGAGCGGCTTCAGAGAAG GTACCGAAGCTGCACCAAGGAAGAAGGGAGCTGCAGCTTCTGCTTAA
- the LOC112184345 gene encoding ATP-dependent DNA helicase DDX11 isoform X1, translated as MEEENQNGEAPPKFPAFPYKPYAIQIDFMNALYHSLNQGGLSMLESPTGTGKTLSIICSALQWVVDKREQEKLKKEVETDNSSAKGGEFGSDDEPDWMRNAVINNDIQGEEKKSRKKDKFGSGFRKADKRKNHANCTDLFSRRVEEESCTKKEGKSLQVSSDAVDLNDEEEFLLEEHESDEEGLPCAGKSKRKVAGVSLSSSSDEEDGADGSSDDEDEEEEKLKVYFCSRTHSQLSQFIKELRKTVFANEMKVVCLGSRKNFCINQEVLKLGNSTRINERCLELQKNKNKEVSKIKSLGAGGRIRRNKASCGCPMLRKHKQQKEFKNMMSQLGALDIEDLVHQGRNTRCCPYYGSRSMVPAADLVVLPYQSLLSKASRESLGLNLKNNIIIIDEAHNLADSLISMYDSKITLSQLEDVQCNIEKYFARFSNLLGPGNRRYIQTLTVLTRAFLRVLLNEDTGYEGSCHDTENSSGENGVPTSSMAINDFLFSLNIDNINLVKLLEYIKESKIMHKISGYGDKLASFEKKLSLDDSEERSTLSSFQALADFLLSLTNKDGDGRIIISRTKPTCSGQQGGYIKYVMLTGEKIFSEIVEQAHAVLLAGGTLQPIEETRERLFPWLPPNQLHFFSCSHIVPPESILPVAVARGPSGQPFDFSYSSRRSSIMIQELGRLVCNLVTVVPEGIVVFFSSFDYEGEVYNAWEASGILDRIKKKKRLFREPRKNTYVESVLKEYKETIDTLSSGERKENPSQSGAILLAVVGGKISEGINLSDGMGRCIVMVGLPYASPSDVELMERVKHIERLGNSNSIKMTNSLRGNELYSGEAHEGFDILRSCRHRGKEYYENLCMKAVNQSIGRAIRHINDYAAILLVDTRYAADSSTRNFRHPTSKLPQWIKDRFVASGDYGQLHRMLHQFFSYNKKR; from the exons atggaagaagaaaaccaaaatgGGGAGGCGCCCCCAAAATTCCCAGCATTTCCTTACAAACCCTACGCCATCCAGATCGACTTCATGAACGCCCTTTATCACTCTCTCAACCAAGGCGGCCTCTCCATGCTCGAAAGCCCCACCG GGACTGGTAAAACTCTAAGTATCATTTGTAGTGCTCTGCAATGGGTGGTCGATAAGAGGGAgcaagagaaattgaaaaaagaggTTGAAACTGACAATAGTAGTGCTAAAGGTGGTGAATTTGGCTCGGATGATGAACCTGATTGGATGAGGAATGCTGTTATTAACAATGACATTCAGGGTGAGGAGAAGAAGTCTAGGAAGAAGGATAAATTTGGGAGTGGATTTCGCAAGGCCGATAAGAGAAAGAACCATGCAAACTGTACTGATTTGTTCTCTCGGCGTGTTGAGGAAGAGTCTTGCACAAAGAAGGAGGGAAAGAGTTTGCAAGTGAGCAGTGATGCTGTGGATTTGAATGATGAGGAGGAGTTTTTGCTGGAAGAACATGAGAGTGATGAGGAAGGTCTTCCGTGTGCTGGGAAGTCGAAGAGGAAGGTTGCTggggtttctcttagttcgtcaAGTGACGAGGAAGATGGAGCAGATGGGTCTAGcgatgatgaagatgaggaggaagagaagttgaaggtttatttttgtagtcGGACACATTCACAGCTTTCACAGTTCATAAAGGAGTTGAGAAAGACAGTCTTTGCTAATGAGATGAAGGTGGTTTGTTTGGGCTCAAGGAAGAATTTCTGCATTAACCAAG AGGTATTGAAACTTGGAAATTCAACTCGCATCAATGAACGCTGTTTGGAACTTCAGAAAAACAAGAATAAGGAAGTTTCTAAAATCAAG AGCTTAGGTGCAGGAGGAAGGATTCGCAGGAACAAGGCTTCTTGTGGATGCCCAATGCTTAGGAAACATAAACAACAGAAAGAATTCAAGAACATGATGTCTCAACTCGGTGCCTTGGATATTGAAGATCTTGTTCATCAGGGAAGGAACACGAGGTGTTGTCCATATTATGGCTCCCGAAGCATGGTTCCTGCTGCTGATCTGGTGGTTCTACCATATCAATCTCTTCTTTCAAAAGCATCCCGCGAATCACTTGGTCTGAATCTAAAGAACAATATTATTATCATAGATGAGGCCCACAATCTAGCTGACTCCTTAATCAGCATGTATGACTCAAAAATTACTTTGTCACAG CTGGAAGATGTGCAGTGCAATATTGAAAAGTACTTTGCAAGGTTTAGCAATCTCTTGGGACCTGGAAACCGCAGATACATCCAAACACTCACAGTGCTCACTCGGGCTTTTCTTCGAGTTTTGCTCAATGAGGACACCGGTTATGAAGGTTCTTGCCATGATACTGAAAACTCTTCTGGAGAAAATGGTGTGCCTACTTCCTCTATGGCCAtcaatgattttttattttcactCAATATAGACAACATCAACTTGGTTAAATTGCTTGAGTATATAAAGGAAAGCAAAATCATGCACAAG ATCAGTGGATATGGGGATAAACTAGCcagctttgaaaaaaaattgtcacTTGATGATAGTGAAGAAAGAAGCACTCTGTCTAGTTTCCAGGCATTAGCTGATTTTTTGCTGTCACTGACAAACAAAGATGGTGATGGGAGGATTATCATTTCACGGACTAAACCAACATGCTCTGGGCAGCAAGGGGGATACATCAAATATGTTATGCTCACAGGGGAGAAGATATTTTCTGAG ATTGTGGAACAGGCACATGCTGTTCTACTGGCTGGAGGAACTCTGCAACCCATAGAAGAAACGAGGGAGCGGCTTTTTCCTTGGTTACCACCGAACCAGTTGCATTTCTTTTCATGTAGCCACATTGTTCCTCCAGAGAGCATTTTACCAGTTGCAGTTGCTCGTGGCCCTTCTGGTCAGCCTTTCGATTTTAGTTACAGCTCTAGAAGGTCATCAATCATG ATACAGGAGCTAGGGCGTTTGGTTTGCAATTTGGTGACAGTGGTTCCTGAAGGAATCGTtgtcttcttctcttcatttgATTATGAAGGAGAGGTGTACAATGCATGGGAGGCTTCAGGCATCCTCGATagaattaagaagaagaagcgtCTATTTAGAGAGCCTAGGAAGAATACATATGTAGAATCTGTTCTGAAGGAGTACAAGGAAACAATTGATACCTTGTCTTCaggagaaaggaaagaaaatcctTCTCAGAGTGGTGCCATACTTCTTGCTGTTGTTGGTGGTAAGATATCGGAGGGCATCAACTTGAGTGATGGGATGGGTCGGTGTATAGTCATGGTTGGACTGCCCTATGCGAGCCCTTCTGATGTTGAGCTGATGGAGAGGGTGAAGCACATTGAAAGATTGGGAAATTCAAATTCGATTAAGATGACCAATTCTTTACGTGGTAATGAACTTTACAGTGGAGAAGCACATGAAGGATTTGATATCCTCCGAAGTTGCAGACACAGAGGAAAAGAATATTATGAGAATCTTTGCATGAAAGCTGTAAACCAGTCCATCG GTAGAGCAATCCGGCATATAAATGATTATGCAGCAATTTTACTAGTTGATACACGCTATGCAGCTGACTCCTCAACACGGAATTTCAGGCATCCAACTAGCAAGCTCCCACAGTGGATAAAGGATCGTTTTGTTGCTTCAGGAGATTACGGCCAACTTCATAGGATGTTGCATCAGTTTTTCAGTTATAACAAAAAGAGATGA